A region of Candidatus Hydrogenedentota bacterium DNA encodes the following proteins:
- a CDS encoding Gfo/Idh/MocA family oxidoreductase, whose product MKKNKLTRRAFLAATTTTAALAGRVYAQTTARVVPGKVSPNEKLNIACIGVGGMGAGDVNGCKSENIVALCDVDWKRAEETFYRFKNAKQFKDFRVMLEEIDKEIDAVTVSTPDHMHAPAAYMAMMLGKHVRVQKPLTQTIAEARLLTKVAAEQGVVHAMGNQGHSGNGIRELCEIVWSGAVGQIKESHTWTDRPIWPQGIADPLPAATVPETMDWDLWLGTAPWREYGEGYAPFNWRGWWDFGCGAIGDMACHIVDPVFWALKLYEAPSFTVEVIEQEGMTKETFPNKSVIRYEFPARGDMEAVTVYWYDGGLLPKRPEGVPENEKLADGDNGSLFIGTDGILTTGTYGGSTRLLPEERMKEYTKPTPTLERIPRENPYLHWINACKTGTTASSDFSYAGPLTEMANMGNVALLAGEKLHFDVASMKITNNEGANQFLTKPYRKGFDFMPL is encoded by the coding sequence ATGAAAAAAAACAAACTGACCCGTCGTGCTTTTTTGGCTGCCACGACGACTACAGCTGCATTGGCAGGACGTGTTTATGCACAAACCACAGCCCGGGTGGTACCGGGAAAAGTGTCGCCCAATGAAAAACTCAACATTGCCTGTATCGGCGTGGGGGGTATGGGCGCCGGCGACGTGAACGGCTGCAAATCGGAAAATATTGTTGCCCTTTGTGACGTCGATTGGAAGCGCGCAGAAGAAACCTTCTATCGCTTTAAGAACGCGAAACAGTTCAAAGATTTCCGCGTTATGCTGGAAGAGATCGACAAAGAAATTGATGCCGTGACCGTATCCACGCCTGACCATATGCATGCGCCGGCAGCGTACATGGCGATGATGCTTGGCAAACACGTGCGCGTGCAGAAGCCGTTGACCCAAACCATTGCGGAAGCGCGGCTGCTGACGAAAGTTGCCGCAGAGCAAGGCGTCGTCCATGCCATGGGCAATCAAGGTCACTCCGGTAACGGCATTCGTGAGCTGTGCGAAATCGTTTGGAGCGGCGCTGTCGGTCAGATCAAGGAAAGCCATACATGGACCGATCGCCCCATTTGGCCCCAAGGCATTGCAGATCCGCTGCCTGCCGCTACCGTTCCCGAAACCATGGATTGGGATCTGTGGCTGGGTACAGCGCCTTGGCGTGAATATGGCGAAGGCTATGCGCCCTTCAACTGGCGCGGCTGGTGGGATTTCGGCTGCGGCGCCATCGGTGATATGGCGTGCCACATTGTAGATCCCGTATTCTGGGCGCTTAAACTCTATGAAGCCCCTTCGTTCACGGTGGAAGTGATCGAACAGGAAGGCATGACCAAAGAGACTTTCCCGAACAAGTCCGTCATCAGATATGAATTCCCGGCAAGGGGCGATATGGAAGCGGTTACCGTGTATTGGTACGATGGCGGCTTGTTGCCCAAACGCCCCGAAGGGGTACCGGAAAACGAGAAGTTGGCCGACGGCGATAACGGCTCGCTCTTTATCGGAACGGACGGGATCCTGACCACAGGTACCTATGGCGGTTCTACGCGGCTCCTACCCGAGGAACGGATGAAAGAATATACGAAACCGACGCCGACCTTGGAACGCATCCCCCGCGAGAATCCCTATCTGCATTGGATCAATGCGTGTAAAACGGGCACCACAGCCTCCTCCGATTTCAGCTATGCCGGACCGCTCACGGAAATGGCGAATATGGGCAATGTGGCGCTTCTCGCCGGTGAGAAGTTGCATTTTGACGTGGCTTCCATGAAAATCACCAACAACGAAGGAGCCAATCAATTCCTGACCAAGCCTTATCGTAAAGGATTTGATTTTATGCCCCTCTAA